In Clostridium swellfunianum, a genomic segment contains:
- the yqfC gene encoding sporulation protein YqfC: MESKLTRTKETLAEKLDLPRDVILNIPKITITGNNEIIVENHKGVILFEEKEIRINSNVGLIAIYGSGFEILFMGGSTLTVSGKFKSVVYEGNE, from the coding sequence GTGGAAAGTAAACTGACTAGAACAAAGGAAACTTTAGCTGAAAAATTAGATTTACCAAGGGATGTAATATTGAATATACCTAAGATAACAATAACAGGAAATAATGAGATAATAGTAGAAAATCATAAGGGAGTAATACTCTTTGAAGAAAAGGAAATAAGGATAAATTCTAATGTAGGTCTTATAGCTATATACGGGAGTGGATTTGAAATATTATTCATGGGCGGAAGTACTCTTACGGTAAGCGGAAAGTTTAAGTCGGTGGTGTATGAAGGCAATGAATAG
- a CDS encoding GatB/YqeY domain-containing protein, translating to MSLKERLQEDWKQALKAKDKFRADTISMAKAAVLQVEKTDGVKLEDEQVIEVLAREVKQRREAILEFEKGNRQDLVDKNNTEIEILFEYLPQQLTEEEILVMIQEAAVEVGANSIKDMGRVMQVLAPRITGRADGKLVSQMVREHLNK from the coding sequence ATGTCTCTTAAAGAAAGACTGCAAGAAGATTGGAAGCAAGCTTTAAAGGCTAAAGATAAGTTTAGAGCTGATACGATAAGTATGGCTAAAGCTGCTGTTCTTCAGGTTGAAAAGACCGATGGTGTAAAGCTTGAGGACGAACAAGTCATCGAAGTTTTAGCCAGAGAAGTTAAACAGAGACGGGAAGCTATACTGGAATTTGAAAAAGGAAACAGACAGGATTTAGTTGATAAAAACAACACTGAAATAGAAATCTTGTTTGAATACCTTCCTCAGCAGTTAACAGAAGAAGAAATTTTAGTTATGATCCAGGAGGCAGCTGTTGAAGTTGGTGCAAATAGCATTAAGGATATGGGTAGAGTCATGCAGGTATTGGCTCCAAGAATTACAGGTAGAGCCGATGGCAAACTTGTAAGTCAAATGGTAAGAGAGCATTTAAATAAATAG
- the rpsU gene encoding 30S ribosomal protein S21, which yields MSEIRVGENESLDSALRRFKRKCARAGVLSEVRKREHYEKPSVKRKKKSEAARKRKFK from the coding sequence ATGTCAGAAATTAGAGTTGGAGAAAACGAATCATTGGATAGTGCGTTAAGAAGATTCAAGAGAAAATGCGCTAGAGCTGGGGTTCTTTCAGAAGTTAGAAAGAGAGAACACTACGAGAAACCAAGTGTTAAGAGAAAGAAGAAATCTGAGGCTGCAAGAAAGAGAAAATTCAAATAG
- a CDS encoding histidine triad nucleotide-binding protein: MDNCIFCSIIQGKIPSQKVYEDDQIFAFKDINPEAPVHVLIIPKKHIASINELDEDNSQVIGHIYGAAKKIAKELGIAESGYRVVANCGSDAGQTVFHIHFHLLGGRSLNWPPG; the protein is encoded by the coding sequence ATGGATAATTGTATTTTTTGCAGCATTATACAAGGGAAAATCCCAAGTCAAAAGGTGTATGAGGATGATCAGATTTTTGCTTTTAAGGATATTAATCCTGAGGCTCCGGTGCATGTTCTTATAATACCTAAAAAGCATATTGCAAGCATAAATGAACTTGATGAGGATAACTCTCAGGTAATTGGGCATATTTATGGTGCAGCTAAAAAAATAGCAAAGGAACTTGGCATAGCAGAAAGTGGCTATAGAGTTGTTGCAAACTGTGGAAGTGATGCTGGTCAGACAGTATTTCATATACATTTTCATCTTTTAGGCGGGAGAAGTTTAAATTGGCCTCCAGGCTAA